A genomic segment from bacterium encodes:
- a CDS encoding acetate--CoA ligase family protein, translated as MLKQFFTPESVAVIGASKHPDKLGFKILKNVLDGGYKGSIYPVNPSAEEDILNLKAYKNISEVPIPPELAIIVIPAKFVPAVAEECGRKGVKGLIVISAGFKEAGEEGRQREELLKEIVKKYNMRMIGPNCLGVIDAINNLNASFAFEMPPKGKISFITQSGALGTAILDWAAKEEIGLSKFVSFGNMADVSETDLIKEFGDDPDTSVILLYLEGLKDGKKFIEIASKVSMKKPIIMVKAGRSVAGSKAVSSHTGSLAGSDNAYNAALKQCGVIRANSVQELFDYAMAFSSQPIPKGKRVAIVTNAGGPAVMATDAIEAESLSPAVISEKGRALLKQVLSPSANVNNPVDILGDALADTYGKAMEVVLSEENVDSIIAILTPQVITQIPESAEKIVEVVNRYRKPVVTSFMGGKRIEEGVKILTRKGLPNYPFPERAVSSIRAMVNYKEWKEKKKGDIPGFKINRDSTKKIVLNIKNTERNTAGDIEGREILSCYGIKVVESFVAKNISDCKEYFKKIGGPVVMKLVSPDILHKTEAGGVRIGIDSVKGIEIAFKEIVEAARRYKKDAIIEGVQIQPLISGGTEVIVGVNRDPQFGHLLMFGLGGIYVELLKDVAFRVIPVTDVDVQEMIEEIKTAKMLKGFRNIPERDINSVKDVLLRVSQLCMDFPEIEEMDINPLMVLEKGKGTIAVDVRFSFKFTL; from the coding sequence ATGTTGAAACAGTTTTTCACACCTGAAAGTGTCGCTGTTATAGGGGCTTCAAAGCACCCTGATAAACTTGGATTTAAAATCCTTAAAAATGTTTTAGATGGTGGTTATAAAGGCAGTATCTACCCTGTAAATCCATCTGCTGAAGAAGATATCCTTAATCTGAAGGCATACAAAAACATTTCTGAAGTTCCCATCCCACCAGAACTTGCAATCATAGTTATTCCTGCAAAGTTTGTTCCTGCTGTAGCAGAAGAATGTGGCAGGAAAGGTGTTAAAGGACTTATTGTTATAAGTGCGGGTTTTAAGGAGGCAGGAGAAGAAGGAAGACAGAGAGAGGAACTACTGAAAGAGATAGTAAAAAAATATAATATGAGAATGATAGGACCTAACTGTTTAGGAGTTATTGATGCTATAAATAATCTTAATGCCTCTTTTGCTTTTGAGATGCCACCCAAGGGGAAAATATCTTTTATAACACAATCAGGTGCATTAGGAACTGCCATTCTTGACTGGGCAGCAAAGGAAGAAATAGGTCTTTCTAAATTTGTAAGTTTTGGTAATATGGCAGATGTTTCAGAGACAGACCTCATTAAGGAATTTGGAGATGACCCGGATACAAGTGTTATACTTCTTTATTTAGAAGGGTTGAAAGACGGTAAGAAGTTTATAGAGATTGCAAGTAAGGTTTCAATGAAGAAACCCATTATTATGGTAAAGGCAGGAAGAAGTGTTGCTGGAAGTAAAGCTGTCTCTTCCCATACAGGAAGTTTAGCCGGTTCTGACAATGCGTATAATGCTGCACTGAAACAGTGTGGTGTGATAAGAGCAAACTCTGTTCAGGAACTTTTTGATTATGCAATGGCTTTTTCCTCTCAACCGATACCAAAAGGGAAAAGGGTTGCGATAGTAACCAATGCAGGTGGTCCTGCTGTTATGGCAACAGATGCAATAGAAGCAGAATCTCTTTCCCCCGCAGTGATATCAGAAAAAGGCAGGGCGTTATTAAAACAGGTCTTATCCCCTTCTGCTAATGTGAATAATCCTGTGGATATATTAGGTGATGCCCTCGCTGACACATATGGAAAGGCAATGGAGGTTGTGCTCTCTGAAGAGAATGTTGATTCTATCATTGCTATACTTACACCACAGGTTATTACTCAGATACCTGAAAGTGCAGAAAAAATAGTAGAGGTAGTAAACAGATATAGAAAACCGGTTGTAACTTCATTTATGGGAGGCAAAAGAATAGAGGAAGGGGTGAAAATCCTTACAAGAAAAGGGCTTCCTAACTATCCATTTCCTGAACGTGCTGTTTCATCAATTAGAGCAATGGTAAACTACAAAGAATGGAAAGAGAAAAAGAAGGGAGATATACCGGGATTCAAAATAAACAGAGATAGCACCAAAAAAATAGTACTAAATATCAAAAATACAGAAAGAAATACAGCAGGAGATATAGAAGGTAGGGAGATACTGTCCTGTTATGGAATAAAGGTAGTGGAGTCATTTGTAGCAAAAAACATTTCTGACTGTAAGGAATACTTTAAAAAGATAGGTGGACCTGTTGTTATGAAACTTGTTTCTCCTGATATACTCCATAAGACAGAAGCAGGTGGGGTAAGGATAGGGATTGACTCGGTGAAGGGGATAGAGATAGCATTTAAGGAAATAGTTGAGGCAGCCAGAAGGTATAAAAAGGATGCCATTATAGAAGGGGTACAGATTCAACCACTTATATCGGGTGGAACCGAAGTAATTGTAGGAGTTAACAGAGACCCACAGTTTGGGCATCTTTTAATGTTTGGACTTGGAGGAATATATGTTGAACTGTTGAAAGATGTGGCATTCAGAGTGATACCTGTTACGGATGTTGATGTGCAAGAGATGATAGAGGAGATAAAGACAGCTAAGATGCTAAAGGGGTTCAGAAATATACCTGAGAGAGATATAAATTCAGTAAAGGATGTATTACTCAGGGTCTCTCAGTTGTGTATGGATTTTCCTGAAATAGAAGAGATGGATATTAACCCGTTGATGGTACTTGAGAAGGGTAAAGGAACAATTGCCGTTGATGTGAGATTTTCCTTTAAATTCACGCTATAG
- a CDS encoding Gfo/Idh/MocA family oxidoreductase, whose amino-acid sequence MKNKKYKVGFIGFGGIARYGHLAGWKSLSDVEVVAIADPSDGAKKAAKEDGIPLVFDEYKKLLEIEEIDIVDICAPNTVHFPATVDSLKAGKHVICEKPLAISGKEVEGMIKEAKRNNRKLMAAQHQRFRKDSVAVKKMIEEGVFGEIYYAIAYALRRRGVPPSPTFIEKRLAGGGPMFDIGVHILDLTYWFMGCPKVHSVKGVSYIKMAKRKDIRGLMGEWDRSAYDVEDFAGGFIRFTDGRAISLTCSFLANMEKKEDFSTTLFGTEAGMRWPDGKLTTERKGVLQDIDLRFDALPDVAPHHEQIRVFLDCVKKDKEVPVKPEESLEVIKMLEGIYISGETGKEVLF is encoded by the coding sequence ATGAAAAATAAAAAGTATAAAGTAGGATTTATTGGGTTTGGAGGTATTGCGAGATATGGACATTTAGCCGGATGGAAAAGTTTGAGTGATGTAGAAGTAGTTGCTATAGCAGACCCATCTGATGGAGCAAAGAAAGCAGCGAAGGAGGACGGTATCCCTTTGGTATTTGATGAGTACAAAAAACTTTTAGAGATAGAAGAGATAGATATTGTAGATATCTGTGCGCCCAATACTGTACATTTTCCAGCGACAGTTGACTCACTTAAGGCAGGTAAACATGTGATATGTGAGAAGCCGCTGGCAATAAGTGGGAAAGAGGTAGAGGGTATGATAAAGGAGGCGAAAAGAAATAACAGGAAACTTATGGCAGCACAACATCAGAGATTTAGAAAGGACAGTGTAGCAGTAAAGAAGATGATAGAAGAAGGTGTTTTTGGAGAGATATACTATGCGATTGCTTATGCATTAAGGAGGAGAGGGGTTCCTCCCAGTCCTACATTTATAGAGAAGAGGTTGGCAGGAGGGGGACCGATGTTTGATATAGGGGTACATATACTTGACCTTACCTACTGGTTTATGGGGTGTCCGAAGGTTCATTCAGTTAAAGGGGTCAGTTACATAAAGATGGCGAAGCGGAAGGATATAAGGGGACTGATGGGAGAATGGGACAGGAGTGCTTATGATGTAGAGGACTTTGCAGGAGGGTTTATAAGATTTACCGATGGTAGGGCGATATCCCTTACCTGCAGTTTTCTTGCTAATATGGAGAAGAAGGAGGATTTTTCCACAACACTTTTTGGTACAGAGGCAGGGATGCGCTGGCCTGATGGAAAACTTACCACAGAGAGAAAAGGAGTGCTTCAGGACATAGATTTGAGGTTTGATGCATTGCCTGATGTTGCACCACACCATGAGCAGATAAGGGTATTTCTTGATTGTGTAAAGAAGGATAAGGAAGTACCTGTGAAGCCAGAGGAGTCCCTTGAGGTGATAAAGATGCTTGAAGGGATATATATAAGTGGAGAAACAGGAAAAGAGGTATTATTTTAG
- a CDS encoding Gfo/Idh/MocA family oxidoreductase: MIRIAVIGVGKFGTNLLNTFSQLETEGRCKLVAICDINESILESQCKRYNVKGYKDYKEMIDREEVNGVAIATPDPFHKEPVIYAANKGKHIFVEKPMDVTVEGCLEMIDVCRRNNVLLQVDFHKRFDPFHIKVRGDVQQGLLGKIEYGYSHMEDKIVVPRDWFPHWAPKSSPVWFLGVHMFDLIRWIIGSNGKSVYAKGRKLKLKSLGIDTYDSISAMVEFENGTVVTFDLSWILPDDFESIVNQGFRLVGEKGIVECDSQDRGTRVSYEGTGVATYNPVFISETPDRRIGKIRYSGYGIESIADFVYNLEYLSKGGSLELLEGGVTGLGEDGMEVTKIAVAVHRSLESGKIEPVK, encoded by the coding sequence ATGATAAGAATAGCGGTAATAGGTGTGGGTAAGTTTGGAACAAACCTTCTTAACACCTTTTCACAACTTGAAACAGAAGGGAGATGTAAACTTGTAGCGATATGTGATATAAATGAATCCATCCTTGAAAGTCAGTGTAAAAGATATAATGTAAAAGGATATAAGGACTACAAAGAGATGATAGACAGAGAAGAGGTTAATGGTGTGGCAATAGCAACACCTGACCCATTCCATAAAGAGCCGGTGATATATGCAGCAAATAAAGGAAAACATATATTTGTTGAAAAGCCGATGGATGTTACTGTGGAGGGGTGTTTAGAGATGATAGATGTTTGCAGGAGAAATAATGTACTTCTTCAGGTGGATTTCCATAAAAGGTTTGACCCTTTTCATATAAAGGTAAGAGGTGATGTCCAGCAGGGATTATTGGGGAAGATTGAGTACGGTTATTCACATATGGAAGATAAGATTGTAGTACCTCGTGATTGGTTTCCTCACTGGGCACCAAAAAGTTCACCTGTATGGTTTTTAGGGGTACATATGTTTGACCTTATAAGATGGATTATAGGTAGCAATGGTAAGAGTGTATATGCGAAAGGGAGAAAGTTAAAACTGAAGTCATTGGGAATAGATACTTATGATTCCATTTCTGCTATGGTTGAGTTTGAAAATGGTACTGTTGTGACATTTGACCTATCTTGGATTCTTCCTGATGACTTTGAGTCCATTGTAAACCAGGGATTCCGTCTTGTTGGAGAAAAAGGAATTGTAGAGTGCGACAGTCAGGATAGAGGAACAAGGGTATCTTACGAAGGAACAGGAGTAGCGACATACAATCCTGTATTCATAAGTGAAACCCCTGATAGAAGGATAGGAAAAATAAGATATTCAGGTTATGGGATTGAAAGTATTGCTGATTTTGTGTATAATTTAGAATACCTTTCAAAAGGTGGGTCTCTTGAGTTACTGGAGGGCGGTGTTACAGGTCTTGGAGAGGACGGTATGGAGGTTACTAAAATTGCAGTAGCCGTCCACAGGTCTCTTGAGTCCGGAAAGATAGAACCCGTAAAATAA
- the rpsP gene encoding 30S ribosomal protein S16 has product MAATVRLIRTGKRNRPFFRIVAISKEKDGKGDVLEILGHYDPLPKNLSLEVKEDRLQYWFSVGAKPSPTVKALLKKKGVFVPSNVDK; this is encoded by the coding sequence ATGGCAGCGACAGTACGGCTTATAAGAACAGGTAAGAGAAACAGACCATTTTTCAGAATAGTGGCAATAAGTAAAGAGAAAGATGGAAAAGGTGATGTTCTTGAAATACTTGGACATTACGACCCACTCCCGAAAAATCTTTCTTTAGAAGTGAAAGAGGATAGATTACAATACTGGTTCAGTGTAGGGGCAAAACCATCTCCAACAGTGAAGGCACTTCTGAAAAAGAAAGGTGTTTTTGTTCCATCCAATGTAGATAAATGA
- a CDS encoding PAS domain S-box protein, protein MKKFAEQLKSALKKDKLAGVLCHSLLEGFLISYKDRIICCNKNIEDMFDYTEDELEQIQISSLFPYAKEEIQKCFEKDGVLLTGKKKDGSFVVVRMKGVNILYKGKNVHFFAVYDITEGERYKQVLRESEDRYRALTESLLDAVLLTDFDGNILYANPYALEMFGVGDIKDLQTKTFFDLILPKFTEKAKVDFNLIYSGKGGFLVEYEVSDVKGTSFWVEAVGSKTYFGDKTSVLLCLRDITERKLAEESLKKMQGRMKKLLEDTVSALSRTIAEKDPYTSEHQRRVSKLACAIAKKMGSSSDFIDGLRIASILHDIGKIYVPGEILSAPRDLTDIEMALVQLHPVKGYYILEDIDFPWPVAKIILQHHERMDGSGYPDGLDDDNILLEARILAVADVVEAMSSHRPYRSSLGIENALQEIESKKGLCYDEKVVDTCKELFQTDFHL, encoded by the coding sequence ATGAAAAAATTTGCAGAGCAATTAAAAAGTGCTTTAAAAAAGGATAAACTGGCAGGTGTCCTCTGCCATTCTCTTCTTGAAGGTTTTTTAATATCCTATAAAGACAGAATCATATGCTGTAATAAAAACATTGAAGATATGTTTGATTATACAGAGGATGAACTGGAACAGATACAGATATCCTCTCTTTTTCCTTATGCAAAAGAAGAGATACAAAAGTGTTTTGAAAAGGATGGAGTTCTGCTTACAGGAAAGAAAAAGGATGGTTCATTTGTTGTTGTACGAATGAAGGGAGTTAATATACTCTATAAAGGAAAAAATGTCCATTTTTTTGCAGTTTATGATATAACAGAAGGAGAAAGATATAAACAGGTCCTCAGAGAAAGTGAGGATAGATATAGAGCACTTACAGAATCACTGCTTGATGCAGTCCTTCTTACTGACTTTGATGGCAATATTCTCTATGCAAATCCTTATGCTCTGGAGATGTTTGGTGTTGGGGATATAAAAGATCTTCAGACAAAAACATTTTTTGACCTTATACTTCCCAAGTTTACCGAAAAAGCAAAGGTTGATTTCAACCTTATCTATTCAGGGAAAGGAGGGTTTCTTGTAGAATATGAGGTAAGTGATGTAAAAGGAACTTCCTTCTGGGTAGAAGCAGTAGGGAGCAAAACATACTTTGGTGATAAAACGAGTGTGCTTCTTTGTTTAAGAGACATTACAGAAAGAAAACTTGCAGAAGAAAGTTTAAAAAAGATGCAGGGCAGGATGAAAAAATTACTTGAAGATACAGTAAGTGCACTATCAAGAACCATAGCAGAGAAAGACCCATATACATCAGAGCATCAAAGGAGGGTATCAAAACTTGCCTGTGCAATAGCAAAGAAGATGGGTTCTTCTTCTGACTTTATTGATGGTTTAAGAATTGCTTCCATACTGCACGATATAGGTAAGATATATGTTCCTGGAGAAATCCTTTCTGCTCCGAGAGACCTTACAGATATTGAGATGGCTCTTGTTCAACTTCATCCTGTTAAGGGATACTATATACTTGAAGATATTGATTTTCCCTGGCCTGTAGCAAAGATTATATTACAGCACCATGAAAGGATGGATGGGTCAGGATACCCTGATGGGTTAGACGATGACAATATACTTCTTGAAGCGAGAATTTTAGCAGTAGCAGATGTGGTTGAAGCAATGAGTTCCCACAGGCCTTACAGAAGTTCATTAGGCATAGAAAACGCCCTCCAGGAGATAGAATCAAAAAAAGGGTTATGTTACGATGAAAAAGTAGTTGATACCTGTAAGGAACTCTTCCAAACTGACTTCCATCTATAG
- the mtnA gene encoding S-methyl-5-thioribose-1-phosphate isomerase, translating to MKTLWWEKERLFIIDQRALPEEERILELKNIKDVWKAIKNLSIRGAPAIGCIAGYGIALSVLNLRIKKREEFIKRIKKDIDFLKTSRPTAYNLFFALSRMENILEENLPLEEMKYRLIEEAERIYQEDLECCCKIGINGATLIKNGMNILTHCNAGALATSGYGTALAVFFVAKNQKKNFHVFVDETRPVLQGARLTAWELQKAGIPYTLICDNMAGYLMKQGRIDIIITGADRIAKNGDTANKIGTYSLAVLARYHGIDFYIAAPFSTFDPTIKYGTEIPVEERDPDEVRKFNRKIIAPSDAPVYNPAFDVTPAELIKGFITENGIIKSPGGWLSG from the coding sequence ATAAAAACATTGTGGTGGGAAAAAGAAAGGTTATTCATTATAGACCAGCGGGCTCTTCCTGAAGAAGAAAGGATACTGGAACTAAAAAATATAAAGGATGTCTGGAAAGCCATAAAAAATTTAAGCATCAGGGGGGCTCCTGCTATTGGATGTATTGCTGGTTATGGAATTGCTCTATCTGTATTAAACTTAAGAATAAAAAAAAGGGAAGAGTTTATAAAAAGAATAAAAAAGGATATTGATTTTCTTAAAACATCCAGACCAACTGCCTATAACCTTTTCTTCGCACTTTCAAGGATGGAAAATATATTAGAAGAAAACTTACCTTTGGAAGAAATGAAATACAGGTTAATTGAAGAAGCAGAAAGAATATATCAGGAAGACCTTGAATGTTGTTGTAAGATAGGAATAAATGGTGCCACTCTGATAAAAAACGGTATGAATATACTTACACACTGTAATGCAGGTGCACTTGCCACAAGTGGATATGGAACAGCGCTCGCCGTATTTTTTGTAGCAAAAAACCAGAAGAAAAATTTTCATGTATTTGTAGATGAAACCAGGCCTGTATTACAGGGAGCTCGGCTTACCGCATGGGAATTACAAAAAGCGGGTATTCCATATACACTCATATGTGATAATATGGCTGGGTACTTAATGAAACAGGGAAGGATAGACATAATCATAACAGGTGCTGACAGGATTGCAAAAAATGGAGACACAGCAAATAAAATAGGGACATATTCTTTAGCAGTACTTGCCAGATATCACGGAATTGACTTTTATATAGCAGCCCCTTTTTCAACATTTGACCCAACTATAAAGTATGGGACTGAAATTCCTGTAGAGGAAAGAGACCCTGATGAAGTAAGAAAATTTAATAGAAAAATAATTGCTCCTTCAGATGCACCTGTATATAATCCTGCTTTTGATGTAACTCCGGCAGAACTTATAAAAGGGTTTATTACAGAAAATGGTATAATAAAAAGTCCGGGCGGTTGGCTCAGCGGTTAG
- a CDS encoding DNA polymerase III subunit alpha, whose protein sequence is MKEFVHLHLHTEYSLLDGMCRIDQVTQIAHREGMKALAITDHGTMGGVLKFYEDALKHGVKPIIGTEMYIAPGSRFQQEYSSRKESSFHITMLAENEKGYRNLLKLSTLAFTEGYYYTQRIDREILAENADGIIVLSGCLKGEIPSFLINGDIDKAIEMVGIYQDIVGMENFYLEIMDNRIPEQDKVNRLLVDIARKTGAGLVATNDCHYLRKEDAFTHEVLLCIQTQSHIDDKDRLRFQTDEFYFKTPEEMYIAFKDIPDALKNTVAIGERCNVKIDIGKYHLPVFHPPEGKSPDIYLEELIIKGLKEKFGIDCGKRIDRSIARNEIVDRAIYEFEVIKKMGFSSYFLIIQDFVNYARTNGIRVGPGRGSAAGSLVAYLLGITEINPIPYNLIFERFLNPERISLPDVDVDFCDRRRDEVITYIRETYGKDNVSQIGTYGRMAARAVVRDVGRALGFTYTEVDRLAKLISPEPGATLAEEIVHNPDIKKILESEERIKNLFDIALKLEGLARHSSTHAAGLVITETPVYEYAPLFRASKGELATQYDMEGIEKIGLLKVDILGLKTLAVIEDTLKLIKERKGIGIEEFPLDDEKTYKLLSRGESLGIFQLESQGMQKLLKDIEPQSFEDLIAILALYRPGPMKSGMVDEYIKRKKNPSCITYDLPALEPILKSTYGVILYQEQVMEIAHKLAGFTMGQADELRRSMGKKDIEAMEEKRDLFIEGAKKNGIPEPLAKKIFEQIAKFAGYGFNKSHSTGYALISYQTAFLKANYPLEFMTSLLNSEIGNFDKTAEYIEECERMNIWILPPDICESDEKFKIFSNDIIFGLSAIKNVGEGAIKSIIETRKTGIFKSLFDFCERVNLRAVNKKVIESLIKAGAFDYLEIPRSQLFAMIDEAIEHGSKIQKKKSEGDINIFATDSKIPFTANRTLVSSLPEWTETRLLSYEKEMLGVYLTGHPLKKYTSIIDVFSNVSISALANVKDGMSVCIGGILTDIKRTSSRKGERMAFGEIEDTTGRVKVLFYPRIYDLHSSLIRKGGMIFIKGKVEKREGITVIADEVANLNTAKDRFISSFEIDINLPLPDEKLDQLKTLFIKNRGSCPLYINLIKNGKKKVKIKAGTYPVNPDIDFLEELKLILGDTSFHLVV, encoded by the coding sequence GTGAAGGAGTTCGTACATCTTCATCTGCATACCGAGTACAGTCTACTTGATGGTATGTGCAGAATAGACCAGGTCACTCAGATTGCTCATAGAGAAGGGATGAAGGCACTTGCTATTACAGACCATGGCACTATGGGGGGTGTACTGAAGTTCTATGAGGATGCACTGAAACATGGAGTAAAACCCATTATAGGAACTGAGATGTATATCGCTCCTGGTAGCAGATTCCAGCAGGAATACAGCAGCAGAAAAGAGTCCTCTTTCCACATCACTATGCTTGCGGAAAATGAAAAGGGTTATCGCAATCTTCTAAAACTTTCCACACTTGCTTTCACTGAGGGTTATTATTATACACAGCGGATAGACAGAGAGATTCTTGCGGAAAATGCAGATGGTATCATTGTTCTAAGTGGCTGTCTTAAAGGAGAAATTCCATCCTTCCTTATAAATGGTGATATAGATAAGGCAATTGAAATGGTAGGTATATATCAGGATATTGTGGGAATGGAAAATTTTTATTTAGAGATTATGGACAACCGGATACCTGAACAGGATAAAGTTAATAGGTTGCTGGTAGATATAGCGAGAAAGACAGGTGCTGGACTCGTTGCAACAAATGACTGTCATTATCTGAGAAAAGAAGATGCATTTACCCATGAAGTATTACTGTGTATCCAGACCCAGTCACATATAGATGATAAGGACCGTCTGCGGTTTCAGACAGATGAGTTTTATTTTAAGACACCTGAAGAGATGTATATCGCTTTTAAAGATATACCCGATGCATTGAAAAACACTGTTGCAATAGGAGAGAGGTGTAACGTTAAAATAGATATCGGTAAATACCACCTTCCTGTATTCCATCCGCCTGAAGGTAAATCCCCAGATATCTATTTAGAAGAGTTGATTATAAAAGGGCTTAAAGAAAAGTTCGGGATAGATTGTGGAAAACGTATTGACAGAAGTATTGCGAGAAATGAGATAGTAGATAGGGCAATCTATGAATTTGAAGTGATAAAAAAGATGGGGTTTTCCAGTTATTTTCTTATTATACAGGACTTTGTCAATTATGCAAGGACAAATGGTATAAGGGTTGGACCAGGCAGGGGCTCTGCCGCAGGCAGTTTAGTCGCATATCTTTTAGGTATTACAGAGATTAACCCTATCCCCTATAACCTTATATTTGAAAGATTTTTAAATCCTGAAAGAATCAGTTTACCGGATGTGGATGTTGATTTCTGTGACAGACGCAGGGATGAGGTAATTACATATATAAGAGAGACATATGGAAAGGACAATGTATCACAGATAGGTACCTATGGAAGGATGGCTGCCCGTGCAGTTGTAAGAGATGTAGGAAGGGCTCTGGGTTTTACATATACAGAGGTTGACCGTTTAGCAAAATTAATATCTCCTGAACCAGGTGCAACCCTCGCAGAAGAAATCGTTCATAACCCTGATATTAAAAAGATTTTAGAGAGTGAAGAGCGTATTAAGAATCTTTTTGATATTGCATTGAAGTTAGAAGGCCTCGCGAGACATTCCTCTACCCATGCTGCAGGACTTGTAATAACAGAGACACCTGTATATGAGTATGCACCCTTATTCCGTGCATCAAAAGGGGAACTTGCAACACAGTATGATATGGAAGGGATAGAAAAGATAGGACTTCTGAAAGTGGACATATTAGGGCTTAAAACACTCGCTGTTATAGAAGATACTCTTAAACTAATAAAAGAAAGAAAAGGTATAGGAATAGAAGAATTTCCATTGGATGATGAGAAAACATATAAACTTCTTTCAAGAGGGGAATCATTAGGTATATTCCAGCTTGAAAGTCAGGGTATGCAGAAACTTCTAAAGGATATAGAACCACAGAGTTTTGAGGACTTAATAGCAATACTTGCTTTATACAGACCAGGTCCTATGAAAAGTGGGATGGTGGATGAGTATATAAAAAGGAAAAAAAATCCATCCTGTATTACATATGACCTTCCTGCTCTGGAACCAATACTTAAAAGCACCTATGGTGTAATTCTTTATCAGGAACAGGTAATGGAAATCGCCCATAAACTCGCAGGTTTTACTATGGGGCAGGCAGATGAACTGAGAAGGTCTATGGGGAAAAAAGATATTGAAGCGATGGAAGAGAAAAGGGACCTATTCATAGAAGGTGCAAAGAAAAATGGCATACCTGAACCACTGGCAAAAAAGATATTTGAGCAGATTGCAAAATTTGCCGGTTATGGGTTCAATAAATCCCACAGTACCGGATATGCGCTGATATCCTATCAGACAGCCTTTCTTAAGGCAAACTATCCCCTTGAGTTTATGACATCTCTTCTTAATAGCGAAATTGGAAACTTTGACAAAACTGCAGAATACATAGAGGAATGTGAAAGGATGAATATATGGATACTACCTCCTGATATATGTGAGAGTGATGAAAAATTTAAGATATTCAGTAATGATATTATATTCGGTCTTTCTGCTATAAAAAATGTGGGAGAAGGCGCAATAAAATCCATAATAGAAACAAGAAAAACAGGTATTTTCAAATCGCTCTTTGATTTCTGTGAAAGGGTTAACTTAAGGGCAGTGAATAAAAAGGTAATAGAAAGTTTGATAAAGGCAGGTGCCTTTGACTATTTAGAGATTCCACGGTCACAACTTTTTGCAATGATAGATGAAGCAATAGAACATGGGTCCAAAATTCAAAAGAAAAAAAGTGAAGGGGATATTAATATCTTTGCTACAGACAGTAAGATACCATTCACTGCTAACAGAACTCTTGTCAGTTCACTTCCTGAATGGACTGAAACACGTTTGCTTTCTTACGAAAAGGAGATGCTGGGGGTTTATCTCACAGGGCATCCACTTAAAAAATATACTTCTATAATTGATGTTTTCTCAAATGTTTCTATATCAGCTCTTGCAAATGTGAAAGATGGTATGTCTGTATGTATAGGAGGGATACTAACTGATATAAAAAGGACCAGCAGTAGAAAGGGAGAAAGGATGGCATTTGGAGAGATAGAGGATACAACAGGCAGGGTAAAGGTTCTTTTCTATCCACGGATATATGACTTACATTCATCATTGATAAGAAAGGGTGGAATGATTTTTATAAAAGGTAAAGTAGAAAAAAGGGAAGGTATAACAGTTATAGCAGATGAGGTAGCCAATCTCAATACTGCAAAAGACAGGTTTATTTCAAGTTTTGAGATAGATATAAACCTACCCCTTCCTGACGAAAAACTGGACCAACTAAAAACACTATTTATAAAAAATAGGGGTAGTTGCCCACTTTACATCAACCTTATAAAAAATGGGAAGAAAAAGGTAAAGATAAAGGCAGGGACATACCCTGTAAATCCTGACATTGACTTTTTAGAAGAACTGAAACTTATATTGGGAGATACATCATTTCACCTTGTAGTGTAG